The following proteins come from a genomic window of Maylandia zebra isolate NMK-2024a linkage group LG22, Mzebra_GT3a, whole genome shotgun sequence:
- the smap2 gene encoding stromal membrane-associated protein 2 isoform X3 — protein MGNAKAKRLYEAFLPECFQRPETDQAAEIFIRDKYEKKKYMDKVIDIQMLRKEKSCDNIPKEPVVFEKMKLKKDVSPKTDSQSVTDLLGLDAPAPSPVVSNGGGCVPDSNESPVVSNAALAHSALDLFSSLAAPSPASSTKSTSVSSTMPQSRVTASVPENLSLFLDAAPKAEEGTVKKLSKDSILSLYASTPSVHASSMAAHAGLYMNQMGYPTHPYGPYHSLAQAGGMGGTMMTSQMAMMGQQQSGVMAVPQNSMIGIQQNCMMGQQNGLMGAQGVTAQPSGVVPSRYMTGMMGQQQTGMMVQQQNSIIGQQQSGMMGQQQQVGGLPALPQQQTYGVQQAQQLQWNISQMTQHMAGMNLYNTSGMMGYSGQQMGGSAAPSSAHMTAHVWK, from the exons ATGGGAAATGCCAAGGCCAAACGGCTCTACGAGGCTTTTTTACCCGAGTGCTTCCAGCGTCCCGAGACAGACCAGGCTGCCGAGATCTTTATTAGGGACAAATACGAAAAGAAGAAATACATGGATAAAGTCATTGACATCCAGATGCTCAGG AAAGAAAAGAGTTGTGACAACATCCCAAAGGAGCCAGTTGTATTTGAGAAGATGAAATTG AAAAAGGACGTCAGCCCAAAGACAGATTCCCAGTCTGTCACAGACCTGCTTGGACTAG ATGCCCCAGCTCCAAGCCCTGTGGTGTCTAATGGTGGAGGATGTGTTCCAGACAGTAATGAGAGCCCAGTGGTGTCTAACGCAGCCCTTGCACACTCTGCCCTGGATCTCTTCAGCTCCCTTGCAGCCCCCTCCCCTGCTTCCTCTACAAAAAGCACG TCTGTTTCCAGCACCATGCCTCAGAGCAGAGTGACTGCCTCAGTGCCTGAGAATCTGAGCTTGTTCTTAGACGCAGCACCCAAAGCAGAGGAGGGCACTGTCAAGAAACTATCCAAGGACTCCATTCTTTCCCTGTACGCCTCCACTCCCTCGGTACATGCCAGCAGTATGGCTGCACATG CAGGCTTGTACATGAACCAAATGGGATATCCAACACACCCGTATGGTCCATACCATTCTTTAGCCCAGGCGGGGGGAATGGGAGGCACTATGATGACATCACAGATGGCCATGATGGGGCAGCAACAGAGCGGGGTGATGGCAGTGCCACAAAACAGCATGATTGGAATTCAGCAGAACTGCATGATGGGGCAGCAGAATGGCTTAATGGGCGCTCAGGGTGTCACGGCTCAGCCTAGCGGCGTTGTGCCGTCGCGCTACATGACAGGAATGATGGGACAGCAGCAAACTGGAATGATGGTacagcagcagaacagcatTATAGGACAGCAACAAAGTGGGATGAtggggcagcagcagcaggttggGGGTTTGCCCGCATTACCCCAGCAGCAGACTTATGGAGTCCAGCAAGCCCAGCAGCTACAGTGGAACATCAgtcag ATGACTCAGCACATGGCCGGCATGAATCTTTACAACACCAGCGGTATGATGGGATACAGTGGTCAACAAATGGGAGGTTCAGCAGCTCCAAGTTCGGCACACATGACAGCGCACGTGTGGAAATGA
- the smap2 gene encoding stromal membrane-associated protein 2 isoform X1, with protein sequence MMTGKSVKDVDRYQAVLNSLLALEENKYCADCESKGPRWASWNLGIFICIRCAGIHRNLGVHISKVKSVNLDQWTQEQVQCVQEMGNAKAKRLYEAFLPECFQRPETDQAAEIFIRDKYEKKKYMDKVIDIQMLRKEKSCDNIPKEPVVFEKMKLKKDVSPKTDSQSVTDLLGLDAPAPSPVVSNGGGCVPDSNESPVVSNAALAHSALDLFSSLAAPSPASSTKSTSVSSTMPQSRVTASVPENLSLFLDAAPKAEEGTVKKLSKDSILSLYASTPSVHASSMAAHAGLYMNQMGYPTHPYGPYHSLAQAGGMGGTMMTSQMAMMGQQQSGVMAVPQNSMIGIQQNCMMGQQNGLMGAQGVTAQPSGVVPSRYMTGMMGQQQTGMMVQQQNSIIGQQQSGMMGQQQQVGGLPALPQQQTYGVQQAQQLQWNISQMTQHMAGMNLYNTSGMMGYSGQQMGGSAAPSSAHMTAHVWK encoded by the exons GTCCACGATGGGCATCCTGGAATTTGGGCATCTTCATCTGTATCCGCTGTGCTGGTATCCATCGAAACCTGGGGGTTCACATCTCCAAGGTCAAGTCTGTCAACCTGGATCAGTGGACGCAGGAGCAAGTCCAG TGTGTTCAAGAGATGGGAAATGCCAAGGCCAAACGGCTCTACGAGGCTTTTTTACCCGAGTGCTTCCAGCGTCCCGAGACAGACCAGGCTGCCGAGATCTTTATTAGGGACAAATACGAAAAGAAGAAATACATGGATAAAGTCATTGACATCCAGATGCTCAGG AAAGAAAAGAGTTGTGACAACATCCCAAAGGAGCCAGTTGTATTTGAGAAGATGAAATTG AAAAAGGACGTCAGCCCAAAGACAGATTCCCAGTCTGTCACAGACCTGCTTGGACTAG ATGCCCCAGCTCCAAGCCCTGTGGTGTCTAATGGTGGAGGATGTGTTCCAGACAGTAATGAGAGCCCAGTGGTGTCTAACGCAGCCCTTGCACACTCTGCCCTGGATCTCTTCAGCTCCCTTGCAGCCCCCTCCCCTGCTTCCTCTACAAAAAGCACG TCTGTTTCCAGCACCATGCCTCAGAGCAGAGTGACTGCCTCAGTGCCTGAGAATCTGAGCTTGTTCTTAGACGCAGCACCCAAAGCAGAGGAGGGCACTGTCAAGAAACTATCCAAGGACTCCATTCTTTCCCTGTACGCCTCCACTCCCTCGGTACATGCCAGCAGTATGGCTGCACATG CAGGCTTGTACATGAACCAAATGGGATATCCAACACACCCGTATGGTCCATACCATTCTTTAGCCCAGGCGGGGGGAATGGGAGGCACTATGATGACATCACAGATGGCCATGATGGGGCAGCAACAGAGCGGGGTGATGGCAGTGCCACAAAACAGCATGATTGGAATTCAGCAGAACTGCATGATGGGGCAGCAGAATGGCTTAATGGGCGCTCAGGGTGTCACGGCTCAGCCTAGCGGCGTTGTGCCGTCGCGCTACATGACAGGAATGATGGGACAGCAGCAAACTGGAATGATGGTacagcagcagaacagcatTATAGGACAGCAACAAAGTGGGATGAtggggcagcagcagcaggttggGGGTTTGCCCGCATTACCCCAGCAGCAGACTTATGGAGTCCAGCAAGCCCAGCAGCTACAGTGGAACATCAgtcag ATGACTCAGCACATGGCCGGCATGAATCTTTACAACACCAGCGGTATGATGGGATACAGTGGTCAACAAATGGGAGGTTCAGCAGCTCCAAGTTCGGCACACATGACAGCGCACGTGTGGAAATGA
- the smap2 gene encoding stromal membrane-associated protein 2 isoform X2 — protein MMTGKSVKDVDRYQAVLNSLLALEENKYCADCESKGPRWASWNLGIFICIRCAGIHRNLGVHISKVKSVNLDQWTQEQVQCVQEMGNAKAKRLYEAFLPECFQRPETDQAAEIFIRDKYEKKKYMDKVIDIQMLRKEKSCDNIPKEPVVFEKMKLKKDVSPKTDSQSVTDLLGLDAPAPSPVVSNGGGCVPDSNESPVVSNAALAHSALDLFSSLAAPSPASSTKSTSVSSTMPQSRVTASVPENLSLFLDAAPKAEEGTVKKLSKDSILSLYASTPSVHASSMAAHGLYMNQMGYPTHPYGPYHSLAQAGGMGGTMMTSQMAMMGQQQSGVMAVPQNSMIGIQQNCMMGQQNGLMGAQGVTAQPSGVVPSRYMTGMMGQQQTGMMVQQQNSIIGQQQSGMMGQQQQVGGLPALPQQQTYGVQQAQQLQWNISQMTQHMAGMNLYNTSGMMGYSGQQMGGSAAPSSAHMTAHVWK, from the exons GTCCACGATGGGCATCCTGGAATTTGGGCATCTTCATCTGTATCCGCTGTGCTGGTATCCATCGAAACCTGGGGGTTCACATCTCCAAGGTCAAGTCTGTCAACCTGGATCAGTGGACGCAGGAGCAAGTCCAG TGTGTTCAAGAGATGGGAAATGCCAAGGCCAAACGGCTCTACGAGGCTTTTTTACCCGAGTGCTTCCAGCGTCCCGAGACAGACCAGGCTGCCGAGATCTTTATTAGGGACAAATACGAAAAGAAGAAATACATGGATAAAGTCATTGACATCCAGATGCTCAGG AAAGAAAAGAGTTGTGACAACATCCCAAAGGAGCCAGTTGTATTTGAGAAGATGAAATTG AAAAAGGACGTCAGCCCAAAGACAGATTCCCAGTCTGTCACAGACCTGCTTGGACTAG ATGCCCCAGCTCCAAGCCCTGTGGTGTCTAATGGTGGAGGATGTGTTCCAGACAGTAATGAGAGCCCAGTGGTGTCTAACGCAGCCCTTGCACACTCTGCCCTGGATCTCTTCAGCTCCCTTGCAGCCCCCTCCCCTGCTTCCTCTACAAAAAGCACG TCTGTTTCCAGCACCATGCCTCAGAGCAGAGTGACTGCCTCAGTGCCTGAGAATCTGAGCTTGTTCTTAGACGCAGCACCCAAAGCAGAGGAGGGCACTGTCAAGAAACTATCCAAGGACTCCATTCTTTCCCTGTACGCCTCCACTCCCTCGGTACATGCCAGCAGTATGGCTGCACATG GCTTGTACATGAACCAAATGGGATATCCAACACACCCGTATGGTCCATACCATTCTTTAGCCCAGGCGGGGGGAATGGGAGGCACTATGATGACATCACAGATGGCCATGATGGGGCAGCAACAGAGCGGGGTGATGGCAGTGCCACAAAACAGCATGATTGGAATTCAGCAGAACTGCATGATGGGGCAGCAGAATGGCTTAATGGGCGCTCAGGGTGTCACGGCTCAGCCTAGCGGCGTTGTGCCGTCGCGCTACATGACAGGAATGATGGGACAGCAGCAAACTGGAATGATGGTacagcagcagaacagcatTATAGGACAGCAACAAAGTGGGATGAtggggcagcagcagcaggttggGGGTTTGCCCGCATTACCCCAGCAGCAGACTTATGGAGTCCAGCAAGCCCAGCAGCTACAGTGGAACATCAgtcag ATGACTCAGCACATGGCCGGCATGAATCTTTACAACACCAGCGGTATGATGGGATACAGTGGTCAACAAATGGGAGGTTCAGCAGCTCCAAGTTCGGCACACATGACAGCGCACGTGTGGAAATGA